Genomic DNA from Marispirochaeta aestuarii:
GGCAGGGTAGGGGACTTGAAAGGTACGCCAGTATTCGGTGTCCGGATTTACCCTGACAACAGCACTCCGCTCCTTTTCCGCCGCTTCCTCCGCGAGGAAAGACTTTACGGTTTCCGGGTCGGTCATTTCCGTGTAGCAGTTGGCAAGCTCGATACCCTTCCAGTAGAGTTCCCAGCGTTCGCGGTAGGGTCCGTCCTCTTTTTCCCGGGCCAGGCAGGTAATCCCCGCAGGGTAGTCGTAGAGAAAAAGCGGCATCTCAGACGGCAGCGCAGGCTCGATAAGCGTGATGAAAAGGCGCTGAAAAAGATCGTTCCAGTCGTCCGAAGGGGAAAAGAAAATATCCCGCTCCGCCAGCACCCGGCGGAGTGCCTCACCGTCATCGCATAGAGATGGAAGCTCGAGACCCGCATAACGGGTAAAAGCCTCCTCAACCGTCATGCTGCGGAATCCGGGAATCATGACTCCCGCAGAGTCTGCCATGGCTGTAATATATTCCCGGGTCTCCGCCTCGATATC
This window encodes:
- a CDS encoding EF-P lysine aminoacylase GenX; this encodes MINLSTAGLRADILHETRNFFRSRGFLEADTPLLAEKVIPEPTIELFPVRFSNPYGGDRELYLLPSPEYWLKKLLKMFPETPVFQLARAFRNREQSGRLHNIEFTMLEWYRPGCDYRDIEAETREYITAMADSAGVMIPGFRSMTVEEAFTRYAGLELPSLCDDGEALRRVLAERDIFFSPSDDWNDLFQRLFITLIEPALPSEMPLFLYDYPAGITCLAREKEDGPYRERWELYWKGIELANCYTEMTDPETVKSFLAEEAAEKERSAVVRVNPDTEYWRTFQVPYPASSGVALGFDRLLMLLAGKENLEDVIYFPFTP